One genomic window of Candidatus Nitrospira inopinata includes the following:
- the tldD gene encoding metalloprotease TldD: MTEPVQLAMFGVTETDARHVLDRLNVRDVDYADLYFESRVAESVSMEEGIVKRAVKSISQGVGVRATAGEKTGFAYSDDLTKKDLELAADTARYIADSPKGTRMVPVPIHQRPSHDLYPVERTKAEVATPERVALLNEIDAEARRYDPRIKNVMASFNTEYKVVVVATSDGALVADVQPLSRLQISCIAEEDGNRQIGSFGGGGRVGFEFYRDRNRHLEYAREAAREAIVNLSAVEAPAGVMPVVLAGGWPGILLHEAIGHGLEADFNRKKTSAFSNLIGKRVASEVCTIVDDGTLPFRRGSLNMDDEGTPTGRTILIEKGILRGYLTDKLNARLMGIALTGNGRRESYQSVVLPRMTNTFMLAGESDPQDIIRSVKRGLYAVSFGGGQVDITNGKFVFSASEAYLIEDGKVTRPVKGATLIGNGPEILKKVSMVGHDLKLDNGIGTCGKDGQSVPVGVGLPTIKVDEITVGGTQR; this comes from the coding sequence ATGACGGAGCCGGTTCAATTGGCGATGTTCGGCGTGACGGAGACGGATGCCCGGCACGTGCTGGATCGGCTCAACGTGCGAGACGTCGACTATGCCGATCTGTATTTTGAGTCGAGAGTCGCGGAGTCGGTGTCGATGGAAGAAGGCATCGTCAAACGCGCCGTGAAGAGCATCTCGCAGGGAGTCGGCGTCAGGGCCACCGCCGGCGAGAAAACGGGGTTTGCGTACTCCGACGATTTGACGAAGAAGGACTTGGAACTCGCGGCGGATACCGCCAGATACATCGCCGACTCTCCCAAGGGAACTCGGATGGTCCCAGTTCCCATCCATCAGCGGCCCTCGCACGATTTGTATCCGGTCGAACGGACGAAGGCCGAAGTGGCGACGCCCGAACGGGTCGCCCTGCTGAACGAGATCGACGCGGAGGCCAGACGATACGATCCTCGTATCAAAAACGTCATGGCGTCGTTCAACACGGAATACAAGGTGGTGGTGGTGGCGACGTCGGACGGCGCCCTGGTCGCGGACGTTCAGCCGCTGTCGCGTCTGCAAATCAGTTGTATCGCCGAGGAGGACGGCAATCGCCAGATCGGAAGTTTCGGCGGAGGCGGGCGCGTGGGATTTGAGTTTTATCGGGACCGGAACCGTCATTTGGAATACGCGCGGGAAGCCGCGCGCGAGGCGATCGTCAATCTTTCCGCCGTCGAGGCGCCCGCCGGCGTGATGCCCGTCGTCTTGGCCGGGGGATGGCCCGGCATTTTATTGCACGAGGCGATCGGCCACGGTCTCGAGGCGGATTTCAATCGCAAGAAGACGTCGGCGTTCTCCAACTTGATCGGAAAGCGAGTGGCTTCCGAAGTCTGCACCATCGTGGACGACGGCACCCTGCCGTTTCGACGGGGATCGTTGAACATGGATGACGAGGGAACGCCGACCGGCCGTACGATCCTGATCGAAAAGGGCATTCTTCGCGGCTATCTGACCGACAAGCTCAATGCCCGGTTGATGGGGATCGCCTTGACGGGCAACGGGCGCCGAGAAAGTTATCAGAGTGTGGTGCTGCCTCGCATGACGAATACCTTTATGTTGGCGGGCGAATCCGACCCGCAGGATATCATCCGGTCCGTAAAAAGGGGACTCTATGCCGTGTCGTTCGGCGGCGGGCAGGTGGATATCACGAACGGCAAATTTGTGTTCTCGGCCAGCGAAGCGTATTTGATCGAAGACGGAAAGGTGACTCGGCCGGTCAAGGGGGCGACGTTGATCGGAAACGGCCCCGAGATCCTCAAAAAAGTGTCGATGGTGGGGCACGACTTGAAATTGGACAACGGTATCGGCACCTGCGGAAAGGACGGCCAGTCGGTACCGGTCGGGGTCGGCCTTCCGACCATCAAGGTTGATGAGATCACGGTCGGCGGTACGCAACGGTGA
- a CDS encoding dienelactone hydrolase family protein, whose product MAESIRETTVQYPSGNVTVKAFVAAPATKERRPAIIVIQEWWGLTDHIKDIARRYAAEGYVAIAPDLYSRLGHALTTDPGEAGKLMNSLKQEDGLKDLNATVTYLKSVPEVDGARIGVTGFCMGGSYALMLPCVNPDVKAAVPFYGQVPNPDTPLQNLSAPVLYFYGEDDGWITKADVQRLAAALKKYNKPGEIKTYPGAPHAFFRDNDPSVYRPEAAKDAWARTKAFFKQHLG is encoded by the coding sequence ATGGCCGAATCGATCAGAGAAACCACGGTGCAGTATCCGAGCGGCAACGTCACGGTGAAGGCATTTGTCGCCGCGCCCGCGACCAAAGAAAGGCGGCCTGCCATAATCGTGATTCAGGAATGGTGGGGACTCACCGACCACATCAAGGATATCGCCAGACGATACGCCGCGGAAGGATACGTGGCGATCGCGCCGGATCTGTATTCGCGTTTGGGTCACGCGCTGACGACCGATCCCGGAGAAGCCGGCAAACTGATGAACAGTTTGAAGCAAGAGGACGGGCTCAAAGACTTGAACGCCACCGTGACGTATCTCAAGTCCGTTCCCGAAGTCGATGGCGCGCGAATCGGCGTGACCGGCTTTTGCATGGGGGGGTCCTATGCGCTCATGCTGCCCTGCGTCAATCCGGACGTCAAAGCGGCGGTGCCGTTTTACGGGCAAGTCCCCAATCCCGACACGCCGCTCCAAAATCTATCGGCGCCGGTGTTGTATTTCTACGGCGAAGACGACGGCTGGATCACCAAGGCGGACGTGCAACGGTTGGCGGCGGCTTTGAAGAAATACAACAAGCCGGGCGAGATCAAGACCTACCCCGGAGCGCCGCACGCCTTTTTCCGCGATAACGATCCCTCCGTGTATCGGCCGGAAGCGGCGAAAGACGCCTGGGCAAGGACGAAGGCGTTTTTCAAGCAGCATCTGGGCTGA
- a CDS encoding TldD/PmbA family protein produces the protein MELRPELQSGRSATESDGGYAQLAADILSRAKAGGATEADVVVADGQTLSVQVRVGAVDRLTKAREKRLGLRVFVGKRSATSSTSDFSKESLERLVSETCTLAKTVVEDPTSGLPEATQMATDRPDLDLYDGTILSTENQIEWAKRGEAAAFAADERVTNSEGAEFESSSGRVVLANSHGFIGSYHGSSFSLSVSPIASDARTGSMQRGVWYEVQRKFARLASAESIGREAARRAVRRLGARRVATKRVPVVFDQETAGSLLANLCSAVSGYGLYKRASFLLDQLGRTIASDLITVYDDGRMVGGLGSRPFDGEGVATRKNTIVERGVLTSYLLDTYSGKKMGLPSTGNASRSVGESPSVGPTNFYLVPDTKTPEQIIGSVKEGLYLTELIGFGINMVTGDYSRGASGFWIENGELAFPVEEITIAGNLKQMLKDIEMVGNDLVFRGRVASPTIKIAEMMVAGN, from the coding sequence ATGGAATTGCGTCCTGAATTGCAATCGGGCCGGTCGGCGACCGAGAGCGACGGCGGTTACGCCCAGCTTGCGGCGGATATCCTAAGTCGCGCGAAGGCCGGCGGAGCCACGGAGGCCGACGTCGTCGTGGCCGACGGCCAAACGTTGTCGGTGCAGGTGCGGGTCGGCGCCGTTGACCGGCTGACCAAGGCCAGGGAAAAGCGGTTGGGGTTGCGGGTGTTCGTCGGCAAGCGATCGGCGACGAGTTCGACCTCTGATTTTTCAAAAGAATCGCTCGAACGATTGGTCTCTGAAACCTGCACGCTCGCGAAAACGGTCGTCGAAGACCCGACGTCCGGTTTGCCGGAAGCGACCCAGATGGCGACAGACCGGCCGGATCTTGATCTCTACGACGGCACGATTCTGAGCACGGAGAACCAGATCGAGTGGGCCAAACGAGGCGAGGCGGCCGCCTTTGCCGCCGACGAACGAGTGACGAACTCGGAAGGGGCGGAGTTCGAATCGTCGTCGGGTCGAGTGGTGTTGGCGAACAGCCACGGGTTTATCGGATCGTACCACGGCTCCAGCTTTTCCTTGTCCGTGTCGCCGATCGCCAGCGATGCACGGACGGGTTCCATGCAGCGCGGTGTGTGGTATGAAGTGCAACGAAAGTTCGCGCGGCTGGCCTCCGCCGAGTCGATCGGGCGGGAAGCGGCCAGACGGGCGGTTCGGCGATTGGGCGCGCGGCGGGTCGCGACCAAGCGCGTGCCGGTCGTGTTCGATCAAGAAACGGCCGGCAGTCTGTTGGCGAATCTGTGCAGCGCCGTCTCCGGCTACGGGTTGTACAAACGGGCGTCGTTTCTCTTGGATCAGCTTGGTCGGACGATCGCGTCCGATCTGATCACGGTGTACGACGACGGCCGCATGGTCGGCGGTCTCGGGTCCCGCCCCTTCGACGGGGAGGGAGTGGCGACCAGAAAAAACACGATCGTCGAGCGGGGCGTGCTGACCAGTTATCTGTTGGACACCTATTCGGGAAAGAAGATGGGGCTGCCCTCGACCGGCAATGCTTCCCGGAGCGTCGGCGAAAGCCCCTCGGTCGGGCCGACCAATTTTTACCTCGTGCCGGACACCAAGACGCCGGAGCAGATCATCGGATCGGTGAAGGAGGGACTCTACCTCACCGAACTGATCGGTTTCGGCATCAATATGGTGACGGGGGACTATTCACGAGGCGCCAGCGGGTTTTGGATTGAGAACGGGGAGTTGGCCTTCCCGGTCGAAGAAATCACCATCGCCGGCAATCTGAAACAGATGCTCAAAGACATCGAGATGGTCGGCAACGATCTCGTCTTTCGCGGACGAGTCGCCAGCCCGACGATCAAGATCGCCGAGATGATGGTGGCGGGCAATTAA